The following proteins are co-located in the Lacticaseibacillus paracasei subsp. paracasei genome:
- a CDS encoding threonine/serine exporter family protein: MSQPGTEEILEVCGKVGEILLNAGAETSRIETTVEYIGHAAGASVACYATITAVFVSLENESRTRLIKSTLGGFNLQKVDELNQLSREFVAHRITFEALKQEVARIDHQVINFPWWARILGAGWVSVAPMLLFKATNGDLALAFFVGIFGYLAAEYVGRRTTTPYFKEATGAFVVAILAELLVSIGWGDSSGNIIISALMPLVPGVAITNAIREILSRQIISGIVRTVDAIFVAGAIGSGVVIAIVLNNVWGGR; this comes from the coding sequence ATGAGTCAACCAGGAACAGAGGAAATTTTAGAAGTCTGCGGCAAGGTGGGAGAGATTTTACTGAATGCCGGCGCCGAGACATCACGGATTGAGACAACCGTGGAATATATCGGGCATGCGGCAGGGGCAAGCGTTGCGTGTTATGCCACGATTACGGCAGTTTTTGTCAGTTTGGAGAACGAAAGTCGTACGCGCTTAATCAAATCAACATTAGGCGGATTCAACTTGCAAAAGGTCGATGAGTTGAATCAACTGTCACGTGAATTCGTCGCTCATCGGATAACATTTGAAGCCCTTAAGCAAGAAGTTGCGCGAATTGATCACCAAGTCATTAATTTCCCATGGTGGGCGCGGATTCTGGGCGCCGGTTGGGTTTCGGTCGCGCCAATGCTGCTTTTCAAAGCGACAAATGGTGATTTGGCTTTAGCCTTTTTTGTTGGTATTTTTGGTTATCTTGCGGCTGAGTATGTCGGTCGCCGCACGACGACGCCTTATTTCAAAGAAGCGACTGGTGCCTTTGTGGTGGCCATTTTAGCTGAATTACTGGTGAGCATCGGGTGGGGCGATAGTTCCGGCAATATTATTATTAGTGCCCTCATGCCGTTGGTTCCTGGGGTGGCCATCACCAATGCGATTCGGGAAATTCTTTCGCGGCAAATCATCAGCGGCATTGTTCGCACTGTAGACGCCATTTTTGTAGCGGGCGCGATTGGTTCTGGGGTCGTTATTGCGATTGTACTGAATAATGTTTGGGGAGGGCGCTAG
- a CDS encoding threonine/serine exporter family protein: MRLLIEFMISVLSSIGFGVITNIPKRALLPAGITGGVSWCAYWLISLQDHSLILPNFTATVIIGLLGNYFAIRHRVPVNTIYIPSLVSLVPGGIAYLGARSFTMGKAASAAQQIYNVILIAMALAVGFVVAEVIFKAVRPQLVRLIAKLPKVQTKSQRGKRP, from the coding sequence ATGCGCTTATTAATTGAATTTATGATTAGCGTCTTGTCGAGCATCGGGTTTGGCGTCATCACCAACATCCCCAAACGCGCCTTGCTGCCAGCTGGGATCACGGGCGGCGTTTCGTGGTGTGCATACTGGCTCATCAGCCTGCAGGATCACAGCCTCATATTACCGAACTTCACGGCCACGGTAATCATCGGGTTGCTGGGGAATTATTTTGCTATTCGTCACCGGGTGCCGGTTAATACGATTTACATACCAAGTCTTGTATCACTGGTGCCAGGCGGCATTGCTTATCTGGGTGCGCGCAGTTTCACCATGGGAAAAGCCGCGAGTGCTGCGCAGCAAATCTATAACGTCATTTTGATTGCGATGGCACTGGCAGTCGGTTTTGTGGTCGCGGAGGTTATTTTTAAGGCCGTTCGACCGCAACTTGTTCGCCTAATTGCAAAGTTGCCGAAAGTTCAGACAAAATCACAGAGAGGAAAAAGACCATGA
- the mnmE gene encoding tRNA uridine-5-carboxymethylaminomethyl(34) synthesis GTPase MnmE has translation MSASITAYDTIAAISTPPGEGAISIVRLSGETAVATANQVFKGKDLSQVKSHTIHYGHIVDPESGELIDEVMVSVMLAPKTFTREDVVEINCHGGIVATNRILQLLLGEGARMAEPGEFTKRAFLNGRIDLTEAESVMDLIRAKTDRAMQVAVNQLDGNLHTLIKRLRQEILEVLAQVEVNIDYPEYDTDEMTTKMLLEKAQTVQKAISNLLSTASQGKVLREGLATAIVGRPNVGKSSLLNHMLHEDKAIVTDVAGTTRDVLEEYVNVRGVPLKLVDTAGIHDTTDKVEKIGVERSRQAITQADLILLVLDQSEPLTDEDEQLIQATANKKRIIVLNKQDLPAQLDTTALLKLVSPDEIIKTAIPTSAGMDALDERIAKLFFGGIENSQTTVMVSNARQIGLLRQANKSLDAVIAGIHAGMPIDLVQIDMTAAWDKLGEITGESAPDELITQLFSQFCLGK, from the coding sequence ATGTCTGCATCCATCACTGCGTACGACACCATCGCTGCCATCTCCACCCCGCCTGGCGAAGGTGCTATCAGCATCGTTCGGCTCAGCGGTGAGACAGCCGTAGCGACAGCTAATCAAGTTTTCAAGGGAAAAGACCTCTCGCAGGTTAAAAGCCATACGATTCATTATGGCCATATTGTCGACCCTGAAAGCGGCGAGTTGATTGATGAGGTCATGGTTAGTGTCATGTTGGCACCTAAGACCTTTACCCGTGAAGATGTTGTCGAGATTAATTGTCATGGCGGTATTGTTGCCACTAACCGCATTTTGCAGTTGCTCTTAGGCGAAGGCGCACGGATGGCTGAGCCAGGTGAGTTCACCAAACGGGCATTCCTGAACGGCCGCATTGATCTCACAGAAGCTGAGTCGGTCATGGATCTGATTCGAGCCAAAACCGATCGGGCGATGCAGGTGGCAGTCAATCAGCTAGACGGTAATCTGCATACATTGATCAAACGCCTTCGTCAGGAAATCCTCGAAGTGTTGGCACAGGTGGAAGTCAACATTGACTATCCTGAGTATGATACTGATGAAATGACCACCAAAATGCTGCTTGAAAAGGCGCAAACCGTTCAAAAAGCTATCAGCAATTTGCTGAGTACCGCCAGTCAAGGCAAGGTCTTGCGCGAAGGTTTAGCCACCGCAATTGTTGGCCGTCCCAACGTTGGAAAAAGTTCGCTGTTAAATCACATGTTGCATGAGGATAAAGCGATTGTGACCGATGTAGCTGGTACGACTCGTGATGTGCTAGAGGAGTATGTCAACGTGCGTGGTGTCCCGCTAAAACTGGTCGACACAGCCGGTATTCATGACACGACTGACAAAGTCGAGAAAATCGGTGTTGAACGCTCACGTCAAGCCATCACACAAGCCGATTTGATTTTGCTAGTGTTGGATCAAAGTGAACCATTGACGGATGAAGACGAACAGCTCATTCAAGCAACAGCTAATAAAAAACGGATTATCGTTTTGAATAAACAGGACTTACCTGCACAGCTAGATACCACCGCCTTGTTGAAGTTGGTTTCGCCGGATGAAATCATCAAGACCGCTATCCCGACTAGCGCAGGCATGGATGCCTTAGACGAACGGATTGCGAAGTTGTTCTTCGGCGGCATCGAAAATAGCCAAACAACAGTGATGGTTTCCAACGCTCGGCAGATCGGGCTATTACGCCAAGCCAACAAGAGCTTGGACGCTGTGATCGCCGGAATCCATGCTGGTATGCCAATTGATCTCGTGCAAATCGACATGACTGCGGCGTGGGATAAACTTGGTGAAATTACTGGTGAAAGTGCGCCAGATGAACTAATCACCCAATTGTTTAGTCAATTCTGCTTGGGCAAGTAA
- the mnmG gene encoding tRNA uridine-5-carboxymethylaminomethyl(34) synthesis enzyme MnmG: MPDVKKFEAGTYDVIVVGAGHAGCEAALAAARMGQKTLLLTISLEMLAFMPCNPSLGGPAKGIVVREIDALGGEMGKNIDRTYIQMRMLNTGKGPAVRALRAQADKAAYHRSMKHVIENTPNLDLRQGLATEVLVENGQAVGIVAATGAMYRAKSVVLTAGTSSRGKIIIGELMYSSGPNNSLPSIKLSENLEQLGFKLRRFKTGTPPRVNGNTIDFDKTEEQPGDKTPNHFSFTTPDSVYLKDQLSCWMTYTNATTHQIIRDNLDRAPMFSGVIKGVGPRYCPSIEDKIVRFADKPRHQLFLEPEGRDTSEYYVGDFSTSMPEEIQLKMLHSVAGLEHAELMRAGYAIEYDVIEPWQLKATLETKVVDNLFTAGQMNGTSGYEEAAGQGIMAGINAALRAQGKGPFTLKRSDAYIGVMIDDLVTKGTNEPYRLLTSRAEYRLLLRHDNADLRLTPMGHELGLISDERYAEFLAKRQAIETELNRLNTTRLKPKDVNPWLEAHHYAPLKDGVLASDFLKRPEIDYQTMAQFLPDNPTLDHRVIEQVEIQIKYAGYIAKEEASVAKLKRLEGKKIPLRINYAAINGLATEARQKLVKIQPETIAQASRISGVNPADVAILSVYIEQGRISKVAQ; this comes from the coding sequence ATGCCTGATGTCAAAAAATTTGAAGCCGGTACCTATGATGTCATCGTTGTTGGTGCTGGTCACGCTGGTTGTGAGGCCGCTTTGGCAGCCGCGCGGATGGGCCAAAAGACGTTACTATTGACGATCAGCTTGGAAATGCTGGCGTTTATGCCGTGTAATCCAAGTCTGGGCGGCCCAGCCAAGGGAATCGTAGTGCGTGAAATTGATGCACTCGGTGGTGAAATGGGCAAGAATATTGATCGAACATATATTCAGATGCGGATGCTTAACACCGGCAAGGGCCCAGCCGTTCGTGCATTACGGGCCCAGGCTGATAAGGCAGCCTATCACCGCAGCATGAAACACGTGATTGAAAACACGCCAAATCTGGATCTGCGTCAAGGCCTCGCTACTGAGGTGCTCGTCGAAAATGGCCAAGCTGTCGGTATCGTGGCGGCAACTGGCGCAATGTATCGGGCCAAGAGTGTTGTTTTGACCGCAGGCACCAGTTCTCGCGGCAAGATTATCATCGGTGAGTTGATGTACAGTTCTGGCCCTAATAACAGCCTGCCAAGTATCAAGCTGTCAGAAAATCTTGAACAGCTCGGCTTCAAATTGCGGCGATTTAAAACCGGGACTCCGCCGCGAGTCAATGGCAACACCATCGACTTTGATAAAACCGAGGAACAGCCTGGCGATAAGACTCCGAATCATTTTAGCTTCACGACGCCGGATTCAGTTTATTTGAAGGATCAGCTTAGTTGCTGGATGACTTACACTAATGCAACGACCCATCAAATTATTCGCGATAATTTGGATCGGGCGCCAATGTTTTCCGGTGTGATCAAAGGGGTTGGCCCGCGCTATTGCCCATCAATTGAGGATAAGATCGTTCGTTTTGCTGACAAGCCGCGGCATCAACTGTTTTTAGAGCCAGAAGGTCGCGATACCTCCGAATACTATGTCGGTGATTTTTCGACTTCTATGCCAGAAGAAATTCAACTGAAAATGCTGCATAGTGTGGCTGGGTTGGAACATGCCGAACTCATGCGTGCCGGGTATGCAATTGAGTACGATGTGATCGAGCCATGGCAACTGAAGGCCACGTTAGAAACCAAAGTCGTTGATAATCTTTTCACTGCCGGCCAGATGAATGGTACCAGCGGCTATGAAGAAGCAGCTGGCCAAGGCATTATGGCTGGCATCAATGCGGCGTTGCGTGCCCAAGGCAAAGGGCCGTTCACGCTCAAGCGTTCCGATGCCTATATTGGTGTGATGATTGATGATTTGGTGACTAAGGGCACGAATGAACCTTATCGCCTGTTGACCAGCCGTGCTGAATATCGACTTTTGTTGCGCCATGACAATGCCGATCTGCGGCTGACACCAATGGGCCATGAGCTTGGTTTAATTAGCGATGAGCGCTATGCTGAATTTTTGGCAAAGCGTCAGGCCATTGAAACTGAACTTAACCGGCTGAATACGACCCGGTTGAAGCCTAAAGACGTGAATCCATGGCTAGAGGCCCATCATTATGCGCCACTTAAGGATGGCGTCTTGGCTAGCGACTTCCTGAAGCGGCCGGAAATCGACTATCAGACGATGGCGCAATTCTTGCCAGATAATCCGACTTTGGATCATCGTGTCATTGAGCAGGTTGAGATTCAAATTAAGTATGCTGGCTATATTGCAAAGGAAGAAGCCAGTGTCGCCAAACTGAAGCGCCTAGAAGGCAAAAAGATTCCGCTACGTATTAACTACGCGGCCATCAATGGTTTGGCAACTGAAGCACGTCAGAAGTTGGTTAAAATCCAGCCAGAAACCATTGCGCAGGCGAGTCGTATCAGCGGCGTCAATCCTGCTGATGTGGCGATTTTGTCAGTGTACATTGAGCAGGGACGCATTAGTAAAGTGGCCCAATAA